cttcTCAAAAGAAATTCAAACATGGTGCTGTACTGCTAACTTCACCTAATTGTACTCCCACAATGAAAAGTGTCAAATCTTACATGAAAAGTGGTTTTTCATAAGGGCTTTGCTAATCTTAATTGAGTTCATAATGGATAACTTTTCTGGtgttgcaaaggtcgtgggttcgaatcccacctgagtaatatgtctgtgattttgttcacagagctaaCACAGCGATgtatattggtaaaaccaaaattaatactgtTGTTTGTAGTAAGGGGCTTTGCTAATCCTAATTGGGTTCATAATGGATAACTTttctagagttgcaaaggtcgtgggttcgaatcccacctgagtaatatgcctgtgattttgttcacagagctaaCACACAGAAGTGtatgagtaaaaccaaaattaatactgtTGTTTATTGTAAGGGACTTCGCTAATCTAAGTTGGGTTCAATGAATATAACTTACAGGATTAAGGAAGCAGAGGAGACATCATCATGTGGATGCTAAGAGGGTGAGATTGGACAGTGAACCTGCAGAGGAAGAGTACACCATAGATCAGGTGAGGAGGGCTCAAGACactcaccccccaaaaaaaaacttcagaaaAAAACCGAGCACTCTTCAATCACAAGAAAGCCATTGGGCTGCCACATATTTTGTTgagtgtttgattgtttgttacTGCTTTTAGAAGGTTGTGTGGATAAGACcaggaaaacaaaacaccctaaCTTTAAAATacgttttcagaaaaaaaatcaggattttcacaggtttgttatttgatatagaagttgggatacacgaagtgtgggccttggacaatactgtttaccgaaagggtccaatggctttaaaccagtCGAATACTCTTCAAAATGTTCTATGTCCAGAAAAAAACCAAGTTTTGTTGATAACATCAGAAAAACAACATCAGTCCTTTTTTGAGCActgaaaaaaaaggataaatgTTTCTAGCAGGATAAAATTGAGAAACTCTTAGAGGAGACATCATCATATGATGCTAAGAGGGTGTGGTCGGACAGTGAACGTGCGGAGGAGTATATTTATCAGGTTGGGAGGCTCTCAAGACATTCCCAAGAATTCCCAAGAAAACCTCAAAATGCTCTAAGTTCAGACAAAAAGTTGACCACTCCTCTGAATGTTTtaagttaagaaaaaaaagagtttgaaaATCAAACagtcaaacactttttaaaattttctaTGTCCAGAAAAAACAAGATTTGTTAATAATACTCGGGTAAAGTTAACCTGTGATGATTTTATGTGGGGTGCATTTACAACATGTACATCAAAGTGTCTTCACCTGAGTGAAGGTGCCTGCATGGAAAGTAAACTTTCAAATCTGACTAAAAAAGTTTCCCTTTTTATTGAATTAATTATTGACTTAATGTTAACTGATTTTCTAGGTGTGCAAGATTGCCAAAGCAATTCAGAAACCAGGAGGGGATAAGCTTGGCCAGCTGAAGAAGTTGAAGAGAATGTTTGCTCAGGGGAGTGCACTGATTGATGCTTTCTTGGGGTAAGTCAATGCAAAGCTTGAGCAGGTTTTTCTAAAGATCTTCAAGGAAGATAAAAAGGCTTTTCACACGACGACCCTTGCTACAAATTTTACAAGTGCTGATTGTTAATTGGTTGTCATTGAGCATGATTGATTAAGCAAACTTTCGCAAGCCCAAAGATCTCCAACAAAATTTAGCAATGATTGAGtgcaattttgtaaaacttAATAACCATGCTTAACTAAAGCAAaggacccctgctaaattgctctcatgtgaaaaGGGCAAACTTTATGCGTCCGCACTTGATGCTTTCTACATGCTTTACCAATGCTGtactctactttaaaaaaagttccAGACAAAGTTTGTTGCATAACCCTAAAGTACCTTTCCCCCTTAACAGTGACAAATGCCACTGACTCAAACAGCTGCGGTCAAAGTTTTGTCAAAGCTGCAGCCAGTTTCATAGAACTTTACGCAAATGCGTTACTACAACATTTAGTGTTTGAGTTAAATGCATATCACTCTAACAAAATGTTGCCATTTTGACCGACACAGTTGTGTATATTGTGAAATCGCAGATAGAGCCCAAGTTGGTAAGTAAATTGCTTCATACCATACAAAGTGCCAATCAGATTTTAGGCTTGTATTTGTAACATGTTACTTCTTTGCaagaattgtattttttaaaagctTGAAGTGAGGATGTTTTATGGATGATTGTCTATACATTTGTACTGTAATTGACCTTATGAaaaattatgcataatttgaCTAGTGCTGTCCCATCCCTTTAAATTTACAGCGTAGACAACTCATTCAATGCCTTGGTGGGTTTACTGAGTGGCAAGGACCCAGCCCTTCAGCTCCAGGCGGCCTGCTGCATCACCAACTTCTCAGCCAGTGATTATAAACACTGTATGATGGCGTTGCAACATGCTGCCCCTTATCTAGTCACCTACCTCGGTGGCCAGAATGCTGTACTCC
Above is a genomic segment from Asterias rubens chromosome 5, eAstRub1.3, whole genome shotgun sequence containing:
- the LOC117290067 gene encoding transmembrane and coiled-coil domain-containing protein 6-like, with translation MDHKDQYKHKPTNVYNLRQRRRQEEVGLRKQRRHHHVDAKRVRLDSEPAEEEYTIDQVCKIAKAIQKPGGDKLGQLKKLKRMFAQGSALIDAFLGVDNSFNALVGLLSGKDPALQLQAACCITNFSASDYKHCMMALQHAAPYLVTYLGGQNAVLQDQCSWALGNLAGDGPECREKLLAQGAVQLLVNLLKLIAKYSDII